A stretch of the Thermoanaerobaculia bacterium genome encodes the following:
- a CDS encoding DUF58 domain-containing protein produces MTLAAKAAAAAAGARAASGSGGSTASGRSASGALRSGWKRLRAARARRGIPEGIRITKVGLWFVLLTVVVAAAATNTGNNALYLVLACMLAMLVVSGVVSRMNLQRLAVTVEPPGDLFARRPFQLPFTISNQGRRWPRWLLVFSVAVKGPSRLVPHLPAGKSARGTLELLQPRRGRHRLEFAHFSSLFPLGLFRKGMRVPLGLDLLVFPELFAAGGLEVQPSGAAGDESAPRQGWGHELHALRGYRAGDDPRGIHWKKSAQTGALVFMERESEETRRLSIVFDNATGRLADAAAASRFEHLVSEAATAAVDHLARGYEVELVSREGMLPFGTGTRQRQAILESLALVEPRPRQRAELQSSDPAARSLRLTFGAAERV; encoded by the coding sequence GTGACCCTGGCCGCCAAAGCCGCCGCTGCTGCCGCCGGCGCCCGCGCGGCTTCGGGATCGGGGGGGAGCACGGCTTCCGGGCGTTCCGCGAGCGGAGCGCTGCGGAGCGGGTGGAAGCGGCTGCGGGCGGCCCGCGCCCGGCGCGGCATTCCCGAAGGAATTCGCATCACCAAGGTCGGTCTCTGGTTCGTGCTGCTGACCGTCGTCGTCGCGGCGGCAGCCACCAACACCGGCAACAACGCCCTCTACCTCGTGCTGGCCTGCATGCTGGCCATGCTCGTGGTCTCCGGAGTCGTGTCGCGGATGAACCTGCAACGGCTCGCGGTGACGGTCGAGCCGCCCGGCGATCTGTTCGCCCGCCGGCCCTTTCAGCTGCCCTTCACGATCAGCAATCAGGGGCGGCGCTGGCCGCGCTGGCTGCTGGTCTTCTCGGTGGCGGTGAAGGGGCCTTCGCGGCTGGTCCCGCACTTGCCCGCCGGCAAGAGCGCCCGCGGCACCCTCGAGCTGCTTCAGCCGCGGCGTGGCCGGCACCGTCTCGAGTTCGCGCACTTCTCGTCACTGTTTCCCCTCGGCCTCTTCCGCAAGGGGATGCGGGTTCCTCTCGGACTCGACCTGCTCGTCTTTCCCGAGCTCTTCGCCGCCGGTGGGCTCGAGGTGCAACCGTCCGGAGCCGCCGGCGACGAGTCGGCTCCGCGCCAGGGCTGGGGGCACGAATTGCACGCGCTGCGCGGATACCGCGCCGGGGACGACCCGCGCGGCATCCACTGGAAGAAGTCGGCGCAGACCGGCGCGCTGGTCTTCATGGAGCGCGAGAGCGAGGAGACCCGGCGGCTCTCGATCGTCTTCGACAACGCCACCGGGCGGCTCGCGGACGCAGCGGCCGCAAGTCGCTTCGAGCACCTGGTGAGCGAAGCCGCGACCGCGGCGGTCGATCATCTGGCGCGTGGCTACGAGGTCGAGCTCGTGTCGCGAGAAGGCATGCTGCCGTTCGGCACCGGGACGCGTCAGCGCCAGGCGATTCTCGAGAGCCTGGCGCTCGTCGAGCCGCGGCCGCGCCAACGCGCCGAGCTGCAGTCCTCCGATCCCGCCGCGCGCTCGCTGCGCCTCACCTTCGGCGCCGCGGAGCGCGTGTGA
- a CDS encoding MoxR family ATPase, with the protein MGDRPIQSSAVTLLGSDSRIHAGQDAAGGPGAGLGPLARLEANIGRVYKGNTEAVRLAIVCLLARGHMLIEDVPGVGKTTLAQALARSLGLEFQRIQFTSDLLPSDILGVSVFQQRQERFEFVPGPLFANIVLADEINRATPKTQSALLEAMSERKVSIERQRLPLPDPFLVLATQNPHEYLGTFPLPESQLDRFEMSLRLGYPARAAERELLLSGGVERELEELEAVVSADEVRDLQQRVQRVKVADKLADYILGLAEATRRNEEFQLGVSTRGALGLYRAAQALALFEGRDFAVPDDVQRLAPAILAHRVVLRRGSTGLEAARRAVEVLVHGTPLPI; encoded by the coding sequence GTGGGCGATCGTCCGATACAATCTTCTGCCGTGACGCTCCTGGGCTCCGACTCGCGCATTCACGCCGGCCAGGACGCGGCCGGCGGACCCGGCGCCGGTCTGGGTCCGTTGGCGCGTCTCGAAGCGAATATCGGCCGGGTCTACAAGGGCAACACCGAAGCGGTGCGGCTGGCGATCGTCTGCCTCCTGGCGCGCGGCCACATGCTGATCGAGGACGTGCCCGGGGTCGGCAAGACCACTCTTGCCCAGGCCCTCGCGCGCTCTCTCGGACTCGAGTTCCAGCGCATTCAGTTCACCAGCGACCTGCTGCCCTCGGACATCCTCGGTGTGTCCGTGTTCCAGCAGCGCCAGGAGCGCTTCGAGTTCGTGCCCGGGCCGCTCTTTGCCAACATCGTTCTCGCCGACGAGATCAATCGGGCGACGCCCAAGACCCAATCGGCACTTCTCGAGGCGATGAGCGAGCGCAAGGTCTCGATCGAGCGCCAGCGTTTGCCGTTGCCCGATCCGTTCCTGGTCCTCGCGACCCAGAATCCGCACGAGTACCTGGGGACCTTTCCTCTCCCGGAGTCTCAGCTCGACCGGTTCGAGATGTCGCTGCGCCTGGGCTATCCGGCGCGCGCCGCGGAGCGCGAGCTGCTCCTCTCCGGCGGCGTCGAGCGTGAGCTCGAAGAGCTCGAAGCCGTGGTTTCCGCCGACGAGGTGCGCGACCTCCAGCAGCGGGTGCAGCGGGTCAAGGTCGCCGACAAGCTCGCCGACTACATCCTCGGCCTCGCGGAGGCGACGCGCCGGAACGAGGAGTTCCAGCTCGGCGTCTCGACGCGCGGCGCGCTCGGCCTGTACCGCGCAGCGCAGGCGCTGGCGCTCTTCGAGGGCCGCGACTTCGCGGTGCCGGACGACGTCCAGCGGCTGGCGCCGGCGATCCTGGCGCATCGGGTCGTTCTACGGCGGGGCTCCACCGGACTCGAAGCCGCCCGCCGCGCCGTCGAAGTCCTGGTTCACGGCACGCCGCTGCCGATCTGA
- a CDS encoding phospholipid carrier-dependent glycosyltransferase produces MNSPRSGPVARIALLLGLSFAAFYAGTSRGVFVFGDDILMYQVTAAIWERGEVAVASVAPRKDVAHASRGVGSRRFAKYGLAPSLVALPFYGASHRLFDRLELPETADTFGNLRTGPTIFGTGLANAVTGGATVAVTFLLAVELGFPLLVALATAICLGATTLLAHYASTFLSEPLSALCLAVVLLGLLKAKGKGKGSVKEVAAGRWWLAASGFAAGLMVATKVAHIVVVLPFFCWVAVLGWRRSRHRGLVVHTLYWSLFFCTWLGAIAAYNWSRFGSVFETGYGREAGNFTTPLALGLAGLLASPAKGVIWYCPVLFLSLLGARAFWRRDRACALAILAASALWLVLISRYYQWFGGGSWGPRFLVPLLPLWILPAAETLNRWRRGRGWSATIVLLVAASLVVSMAPLLVPFSDLEAPLTWSRTHFARAGWRLQDSPLLQALELVPRAAATTTAKLLGSGVLGEAGRPREGPRFPDFAFEHYGSHALLEWTRGSFLLATLALALAIGLAIRASSSKAAAGTAEARRTRSGAG; encoded by the coding sequence ATGAACTCTCCCCGTTCCGGTCCCGTCGCCAGGATTGCGCTGCTGCTCGGGCTTTCGTTTGCGGCGTTCTATGCGGGAACGAGCCGCGGCGTCTTCGTCTTCGGCGACGACATCCTGATGTACCAGGTGACGGCGGCGATCTGGGAGAGGGGAGAGGTCGCGGTCGCTTCCGTGGCACCGAGGAAGGATGTCGCCCACGCCTCCCGGGGTGTCGGGAGCCGGCGTTTCGCGAAGTACGGGCTCGCTCCCTCGCTCGTCGCGCTGCCGTTCTATGGCGCGAGCCACCGCCTCTTCGATCGCCTGGAGCTTCCCGAAACGGCGGACACCTTCGGCAATCTGCGCACGGGTCCGACGATCTTCGGCACCGGCCTCGCGAACGCCGTCACCGGCGGCGCCACCGTCGCCGTCACCTTCCTGCTCGCGGTCGAGCTCGGCTTTCCGCTCCTCGTCGCTCTGGCCACAGCCATCTGCCTGGGCGCGACGACGTTGCTGGCGCACTACGCCAGCACGTTCCTGTCCGAACCGCTGTCGGCCCTGTGCCTGGCGGTCGTGCTGCTCGGACTCCTCAAGGCGAAAGGCAAAGGCAAAGGATCGGTGAAGGAGGTAGCTGCCGGGCGCTGGTGGCTGGCGGCCTCCGGCTTTGCAGCCGGCCTGATGGTGGCGACGAAGGTGGCGCACATCGTCGTCGTGCTGCCCTTCTTTTGTTGGGTGGCCGTCCTCGGCTGGCGCCGCTCCCGCCACCGCGGACTCGTCGTCCATACCCTTTACTGGAGCCTTTTCTTTTGCACCTGGCTGGGCGCGATCGCCGCGTACAACTGGAGCCGCTTCGGCAGCGTCTTCGAAACCGGCTACGGCAGGGAGGCGGGCAACTTCACGACGCCCCTCGCCCTGGGGCTCGCCGGGCTGCTGGCGTCACCGGCGAAGGGGGTCATCTGGTACTGCCCGGTGCTCTTTCTTTCGCTTCTCGGCGCGCGGGCGTTCTGGCGGCGGGACCGCGCCTGCGCGCTGGCGATTCTCGCGGCGAGCGCGCTCTGGCTGGTGCTGATCTCGCGCTACTACCAGTGGTTCGGCGGCGGCAGCTGGGGGCCGCGCTTCCTGGTGCCTCTCCTGCCGCTCTGGATCCTGCCCGCAGCTGAGACTCTCAACCGTTGGCGGCGCGGCAGAGGCTGGAGTGCCACCATCGTCCTGCTGGTTGCCGCCAGCCTCGTCGTCTCGATGGCTCCCTTGCTGGTGCCGTTCAGTGACCTCGAGGCGCCGCTCACGTGGTCGAGGACCCACTTCGCGCGGGCCGGCTGGCGGCTCCAGGACTCACCCCTGCTGCAGGCCCTCGAGTTGGTGCCGCGGGCCGCCGCGACGACGACTGCAAAACTCCTGGGGAGCGGTGTGCTCGGGGAGGCCGGGCGGCCCCGGGAGGGGCCGCGATTCCCCGACTTCGCTTTCGAGCACTACGGCTCGCACGCCCTGCTCGAGTGGACGCGCGGCTCCTTCCTGCTCGCAACGCTGGCGCTGGCGCTCGCGATCGGGCTGGCGATACGCGCGTCATCGTCGAAGGCAGCGGCAGGAACGGCGGAGGCGCGGCGTACGCGATCCGGCGCCGGTTGA
- a CDS encoding matrixin family metalloprotease: MPFRNRMFLPGLVFLALALGTLAPASATSVKLVNDIRLIEQARLIVVARVVGTLPAAEIDRPVTDYLMNVERVLKGSVRESSLLVRVPGGRAANGMELKIWGAPTFAEGERALLFLGRHADGTYRILHLMLGAFREALLAGHAVAYRDLSEVDVLDDAATRENENRRLRDFDRFADWIADQATSRPQFPDYYLVLPAASQNSLLPMFTLLGENGRNSRWFEFDNGGQVSWRIDPDPFPGFSGNPSDIFRNAMAGWNSQPNTPIRLTLAGTSGLTAGFSNFDSQNVLLFDDPNGDVEGDFNCSTGGTLAIGGPWFDPDTTGRFNGETFIRIQGADIVLNDGIACVFERSSNPQKTAEELIGHELGHTLGIGHSSENAGETNQTLRDALMYFRIHNDGRGARLASDDVAALRTLYDRTFTGGGGGGGGGTGGCPAGTLCLVGGRFQVSATWSNQFDGASGAAGAIPNTDVAGFLYFTDPTNIELIVKVLDFGDRVLFFYGQLTNLRFTISVRDTRTGVTKTYQNTAGDCGGLDNNLATSSLVFETDTAGGEPDLLQLASCQSSANAVCLVNNRFRLELDWRNQFDATSGRGTGKKLSDLTAAFSFTDPANLEVLVKTLDFGDRVLVLYGTLSNLAYTLRITETTTGRVKTYTNAAGNYCGGLDNNAF, translated from the coding sequence ATGCCCTTCCGAAATCGAATGTTCCTGCCGGGTCTCGTATTCCTGGCTCTCGCCCTGGGCACACTCGCCCCTGCGAGTGCCACCAGCGTCAAGCTGGTCAACGACATCCGGCTGATCGAACAGGCCCGGCTGATCGTCGTCGCCCGGGTCGTCGGCACGCTCCCCGCCGCCGAGATCGACCGGCCGGTGACCGACTACCTGATGAACGTCGAGCGCGTGCTCAAGGGCTCGGTACGCGAGAGCAGCCTCCTCGTTCGGGTTCCCGGCGGACGCGCCGCGAACGGCATGGAGCTCAAGATCTGGGGGGCGCCGACGTTCGCCGAAGGTGAGCGCGCCCTGCTCTTTCTCGGTCGTCACGCAGACGGCACCTACCGCATCCTCCACCTGATGCTCGGCGCCTTCCGCGAAGCGCTTCTCGCCGGCCACGCGGTCGCCTACCGCGACCTCTCCGAAGTGGATGTCCTCGACGACGCGGCGACGAGAGAGAACGAGAACCGAAGGCTGCGCGACTTCGATCGCTTCGCCGACTGGATCGCCGACCAGGCGACCTCGCGCCCGCAGTTCCCGGACTACTATCTGGTCCTTCCTGCAGCCAGTCAGAACTCCCTGCTGCCGATGTTCACCCTGCTGGGGGAGAACGGGCGCAATTCACGCTGGTTCGAGTTCGACAACGGCGGCCAGGTCAGCTGGCGGATCGATCCCGATCCGTTCCCCGGATTCAGCGGCAACCCCTCGGACATCTTCCGCAACGCCATGGCGGGCTGGAATTCCCAGCCCAACACACCGATCCGTCTCACGCTCGCCGGCACCTCCGGCCTGACCGCCGGGTTCTCCAACTTCGACAGCCAGAACGTACTGCTGTTCGACGACCCCAACGGCGACGTCGAGGGCGACTTCAACTGCTCGACCGGCGGCACTCTGGCGATCGGCGGGCCCTGGTTCGACCCCGATACCACCGGCCGCTTCAATGGCGAGACCTTCATCCGCATCCAGGGCGCCGACATCGTGCTCAATGACGGCATCGCCTGCGTCTTCGAGCGCTCCAGCAACCCGCAGAAGACCGCCGAGGAGCTCATCGGACACGAGCTCGGACACACCCTCGGGATCGGCCATTCGAGCGAGAACGCCGGCGAGACCAACCAGACGCTGCGCGACGCCCTGATGTATTTCCGCATCCACAACGACGGCCGCGGCGCCCGCCTGGCGAGCGACGACGTCGCCGCGCTGCGCACCCTGTACGACCGGACCTTCACCGGCGGAGGTGGCGGCGGCGGTGGCGGCACCGGCGGCTGCCCGGCAGGAACCCTCTGCCTCGTAGGCGGCAGATTCCAGGTCTCGGCCACCTGGAGCAACCAGTTCGACGGCGCGAGCGGCGCGGCCGGTGCGATCCCGAACACCGACGTCGCGGGCTTCCTCTACTTCACCGATCCCACTAACATCGAGCTCATCGTCAAGGTGCTCGACTTCGGCGACCGGGTGCTCTTCTTCTACGGCCAGCTGACGAACCTCCGTTTCACGATCAGCGTGCGCGACACCCGCACCGGCGTGACCAAGACCTACCAGAACACCGCTGGCGACTGCGGCGGCCTCGACAACAACCTCGCGACGTCCAGCCTCGTCTTCGAGACGGACACCGCGGGCGGCGAGCCCGATCTCCTGCAACTGGCCTCGTGCCAGAGCAGCGCCAACGCCGTCTGTCTGGTGAACAACAGATTCCGGCTCGAGCTCGACTGGCGGAACCAGTTCGACGCCACGAGCGGCCGCGGCACCGGCAAGAAGCTCTCCGACCTGACCGCTGCCTTCTCGTTCACCGACCCGGCGAACCTCGAGGTGCTGGTGAAAACGCTGGACTTCGGGGACCGCGTCCTGGTGCTCTACGGCACGCTCTCGAACCTCGCCTACACCTTGCGCATCACCGAGACCACGACCGGACGGGTGAAGACCTACACCAACGCGGCGGGGAACTACTGCGGCGGGCTCGACAACAACGCCTTCTGA
- a CDS encoding acyltransferase, translating into MGLFPASPDRSPAEGAGEAYRPEVDGLRAVAVLVVLLFHAGVPGFRGGFVGVDIFFVISGYLITRLILGELDAGRFTFARFYGRRARRLFPAMFATLAATFVAGVFVLSPLHLEELSLSLVHTLFSISNVLFWQLSGYFDIGSEMKPLLHTWSLGVEEQFYLVWPVSVFLAFRFRRRRGVLALVVAVGLASLVAAEIAAGRAPDAAFFLTPFRMCELALGGLCLWLESTTTIRSWRRELLTLLGLALIAYATHAYGAGHRFPGLAAMVPCGGAALVIVGGRGRVAGALLANRLAVGIGLISYSLYLVHWPLFVLVRYGRASDSTSLEKATLIAAAIGLATAMYFLVEQPFRRRRSGRRRLSDPAFGLACAGLACALILPSVSAIADRGWPGRVPSDLRAAAAGLAGMKDHHFDAANAQDRVPFPALGQRNAVIVGDSHGADLLTALLGARSQVNFRFLHIFWDCQPILGPRPYGEGTPIRSREYAEECARQSEVLRDNPLLEAADLIVIASSWIDYGMAGLPATIDYLKSRYRARIVIVGGRFAFTELSALLTQAATLEEANERFDAAKDKFGMKQEIARLSEIAEHQRVDFIDLRPLTCEPLRKGWYCPLFLEGGELLYWDSNHWTEAGARRVGESLRAAGEYDYLF; encoded by the coding sequence ATGGGACTCTTCCCCGCTTCGCCTGACAGGAGCCCGGCAGAGGGTGCGGGCGAAGCCTACCGGCCCGAGGTGGACGGCCTGCGCGCTGTCGCCGTCCTGGTCGTCCTCCTCTTTCACGCCGGCGTCCCCGGCTTCCGCGGCGGCTTCGTCGGCGTCGACATTTTCTTCGTCATCAGCGGCTACCTCATCACCCGGCTGATTCTCGGCGAGCTCGACGCCGGCCGCTTCACCTTCGCTCGCTTCTACGGCCGGCGCGCGCGCCGGCTCTTTCCGGCGATGTTCGCGACGCTGGCCGCGACCTTCGTCGCCGGCGTTTTCGTGCTCTCGCCGCTGCACCTCGAAGAGCTCAGTCTGTCGCTGGTGCATACGCTTTTCTCGATCTCGAACGTGCTGTTCTGGCAGCTCTCCGGCTACTTCGATATCGGTTCGGAGATGAAGCCGCTGCTCCACACCTGGTCGCTCGGCGTCGAGGAGCAGTTCTACCTCGTGTGGCCGGTCTCGGTCTTTCTCGCCTTTCGCTTTCGCCGCCGCCGCGGGGTCCTCGCCCTCGTCGTTGCCGTCGGTCTCGCCAGCCTGGTCGCCGCGGAGATCGCCGCCGGCAGGGCTCCCGACGCCGCCTTCTTCTTGACGCCCTTTCGCATGTGCGAGCTGGCGCTCGGCGGGCTCTGCCTGTGGCTCGAGAGCACGACCACGATCCGGTCCTGGCGCCGCGAGCTGCTCACGCTGCTCGGCCTCGCCCTGATCGCCTACGCGACGCACGCCTACGGCGCAGGGCACCGTTTCCCCGGCCTCGCGGCCATGGTGCCGTGCGGCGGAGCCGCCCTGGTCATCGTCGGCGGCCGCGGGCGGGTCGCCGGAGCGCTGTTGGCCAATCGCCTGGCGGTCGGTATCGGCCTGATTTCCTATTCGCTCTATCTCGTGCACTGGCCGCTCTTCGTGCTGGTGCGATACGGCCGCGCCAGCGACTCGACGTCGCTCGAGAAGGCGACCCTCATCGCCGCCGCCATCGGGCTCGCGACGGCGATGTACTTCCTGGTCGAGCAGCCCTTCCGCCGCCGCCGATCGGGACGACGGCGGCTCTCCGATCCGGCCTTTGGCCTGGCTTGCGCCGGCCTCGCCTGCGCCCTCATCCTGCCTTCGGTCTCGGCCATCGCGGACCGCGGCTGGCCGGGCCGAGTACCGTCTGACCTGCGCGCCGCAGCCGCCGGCCTCGCGGGAATGAAGGACCACCACTTCGACGCCGCCAACGCCCAGGACCGCGTACCCTTCCCGGCTCTGGGACAGCGCAACGCGGTCATCGTCGGCGACAGCCACGGCGCCGACCTGCTGACAGCGTTGCTGGGTGCCAGGTCGCAGGTGAACTTCCGCTTCCTCCACATTTTCTGGGACTGCCAGCCGATCCTCGGCCCGCGCCCTTACGGCGAGGGCACGCCGATCCGCTCCCGCGAATACGCCGAGGAGTGCGCGCGTCAGTCCGAAGTGCTGCGGGACAATCCCTTGCTGGAAGCTGCCGATCTCATCGTCATCGCAAGCTCCTGGATCGACTATGGAATGGCCGGGCTGCCGGCGACCATCGACTACCTGAAGTCGCGCTACCGCGCCCGGATCGTGATCGTCGGCGGGCGCTTCGCCTTCACCGAGCTCTCCGCCCTGCTCACCCAGGCCGCGACCTTGGAGGAGGCCAACGAACGCTTCGACGCCGCCAAGGACAAGTTCGGGATGAAGCAGGAGATCGCCCGGCTCTCCGAGATCGCCGAGCACCAGAGGGTGGACTTCATCGACCTGCGTCCGCTCACCTGCGAGCCCCTGCGGAAGGGCTGGTACTGCCCGCTCTTCCTCGAAGGCGGCGAGCTCCTCTACTGGGACTCCAATCACTGGACAGAAGCCGGCGCCCGGCGCGTCGGCGAGAGCCTGCGCGCCGCCGGCGAGTACGACTACCTGTTTTGA
- a CDS encoding acyltransferase: MSDKRAAGPRVSDREASVAPARLGSELSGARSEPRYLPDIDGLRAIAVLAVLFFHLGFAGFTGGYVGVDIFFVVSGFLITRLIRDQVADGTFSFSGFYARRARRLFPALFLTLVVSFAAAGMLLSPAHLEQFGGSLLHVILSVSNVYFWTESGYFDTAARLKPLLHTWSLSVEEQFYLVWPLTLVLLLKRSPRWLPPALIAAAGALSLFFGSRWLLADPSGAFYFAPFRVVEFAFGAILVWLVAHKPKHPVVQEALVVGGLGLIAYGVVTFTPETSYPTLAALAPCLGAALVIQAGSARYSGRLLRNPVAVGIGLISYSLYLIHWPIIVFYGYYKSELTDFERFAIVGASLVAAAGMYRFVEQPFRRGLRSVTPAAFGFVCAMLALILSLPAANAWAKGGWPWRFGAALAADYDLDLLRMSSLRFTTENVGGLSFDSQRRKVLVVGDSHAGDISNALVMTLDPAAYEVKLQTFDDVCFLFIATGEAPPDMEVNAFYTARCKDEVASYRASLKVASADVVVFSVSWTQKTAEGARDVIELTRQLSRESRLAMKGLDGPRENDLRVVLMGPAPLFLNLPAKVLRLIGKGSAVEKINLRANAWRAKEGREVDAALATTAAAAGARFVSKGDVVCSESTCTVLSESGKLMLFDPSHWTLDGARLFGERIREAYPDLLD, from the coding sequence TTGAGCGACAAGAGGGCCGCCGGCCCAAGAGTGTCCGATCGAGAGGCGTCGGTAGCGCCTGCGCGCCTTGGGAGCGAGCTCTCCGGAGCACGGTCGGAGCCCCGCTACCTGCCCGACATCGACGGCCTGCGCGCCATCGCGGTTCTGGCGGTCCTCTTCTTCCATCTCGGATTTGCGGGTTTCACCGGTGGATACGTCGGGGTCGACATCTTCTTCGTCGTCAGCGGCTTTCTCATCACGCGGTTGATCCGCGACCAGGTTGCCGACGGGACGTTCAGCTTTTCCGGGTTCTATGCCCGCCGCGCCCGCCGGCTGTTTCCGGCGCTCTTTCTGACGCTGGTCGTCTCGTTCGCCGCCGCTGGCATGCTGTTGTCGCCGGCGCATCTCGAGCAGTTCGGAGGATCGCTGCTCCACGTCATCCTGTCGGTCTCGAACGTCTACTTCTGGACCGAGAGCGGCTACTTCGACACGGCGGCGCGATTGAAACCCCTTCTGCACACCTGGTCGCTCTCCGTCGAGGAGCAGTTCTATCTCGTCTGGCCGCTGACGCTCGTGCTGCTGCTCAAGAGGAGCCCGCGCTGGCTCCCGCCGGCGCTCATCGCGGCGGCGGGGGCTCTCAGCCTGTTCTTCGGTTCGCGCTGGCTCCTGGCGGATCCGTCCGGTGCCTTCTATTTCGCGCCCTTCCGTGTCGTCGAGTTCGCCTTCGGGGCGATCCTCGTCTGGCTGGTCGCCCACAAGCCGAAGCACCCCGTAGTGCAGGAGGCCCTGGTCGTCGGCGGTCTGGGGCTCATTGCCTACGGGGTCGTGACGTTCACTCCCGAGACGTCGTACCCGACGCTCGCCGCGCTTGCGCCCTGCCTCGGCGCGGCGCTCGTCATCCAGGCCGGTTCCGCCCGCTACAGCGGCCGCCTCCTGCGCAATCCGGTAGCTGTCGGCATCGGGCTGATCAGTTACTCCCTCTATCTGATTCACTGGCCCATCATCGTCTTCTACGGCTACTACAAGTCCGAGCTGACCGACTTCGAGCGTTTCGCCATCGTCGGCGCCTCGCTCGTCGCGGCGGCAGGAATGTACCGGTTCGTCGAGCAGCCGTTCCGGCGCGGACTCCGCAGCGTCACGCCAGCCGCGTTTGGATTCGTTTGCGCCATGCTTGCCTTGATCCTCTCCCTGCCTGCCGCCAACGCCTGGGCGAAGGGCGGCTGGCCGTGGCGATTCGGCGCCGCCCTCGCGGCGGATTACGACCTCGATCTGCTGCGCATGAGCTCGCTTCGCTTCACGACCGAGAACGTCGGCGGCCTGAGCTTCGACTCCCAGCGCAGGAAGGTGCTGGTCGTCGGCGACAGCCATGCGGGCGATATCTCGAACGCTCTCGTCATGACGCTCGATCCCGCGGCCTACGAGGTGAAGCTACAGACCTTCGACGATGTCTGCTTTCTGTTCATCGCGACCGGTGAAGCTCCACCGGACATGGAAGTGAACGCCTTCTACACCGCCCGCTGCAAGGATGAAGTGGCGTCCTACCGCGCTTCCCTCAAGGTGGCGAGCGCCGATGTCGTCGTCTTCTCCGTCAGCTGGACCCAGAAGACGGCGGAGGGAGCGCGCGATGTGATCGAGCTGACGCGGCAACTCTCGCGTGAGTCCCGTCTGGCCATGAAGGGACTGGATGGGCCGCGGGAAAACGATCTGCGTGTCGTGCTGATGGGGCCGGCGCCGCTGTTCCTCAACCTCCCTGCGAAGGTGCTCAGGCTGATAGGCAAAGGATCTGCCGTCGAGAAGATCAATCTCCGCGCCAACGCCTGGCGCGCCAAGGAGGGGCGCGAAGTCGACGCGGCGCTGGCTACCACCGCCGCCGCTGCCGGCGCCCGTTTCGTGAGCAAAGGGGATGTCGTTTGTTCGGAGTCGACCTGCACCGTGCTTTCCGAAAGTGGGAAGCTGATGCTGTTCGACCCTTCGCACTGGACGCTCGACGGCGCCCGCCTCTTCGGCGAGCGCATTCGCGAGGCCTACCCGGACCTCCTCGACTGA
- a CDS encoding glycosyltransferase family 2 protein, whose protein sequence is MTRVLSVVIPAFNERRTIAELLRRVAAAPLPAGVGLEIVVVDDGSTDGTRDLLCELVAQRESEEPPLRFFEQPRNQGKGAALRRGFAEARGEWIVVQDADLEYDPRDYAKLLQPVLDDGADVVFGSRFSGGPHRVLFYWHSLGNRLLTTVSNMFSDLNLSDMETCYKLFRRNLLDGVELKSNRFGIEPELTARFARMPVRIYEVPISYHGRTYAEGKKIGWKDGFAALWAIVRYNLLP, encoded by the coding sequence ATGACGCGCGTTCTTTCGGTGGTGATCCCGGCCTTCAACGAGCGCCGGACGATCGCGGAGCTCCTGCGGCGGGTGGCGGCGGCGCCGCTTCCGGCGGGGGTCGGTCTCGAGATCGTGGTGGTCGACGACGGTTCGACCGACGGCACCCGCGACCTGCTGTGCGAGCTCGTGGCACAACGGGAATCTGAGGAACCGCCACTGCGATTCTTCGAGCAGCCGAGGAATCAGGGGAAAGGGGCGGCTCTGCGGCGCGGGTTTGCCGAGGCGCGTGGTGAGTGGATCGTGGTGCAGGACGCCGATCTCGAATACGACCCGCGGGACTACGCGAAGCTCCTGCAGCCGGTGCTCGACGACGGGGCCGACGTGGTTTTCGGGTCCCGTTTTTCGGGCGGTCCCCACCGCGTCCTCTTCTACTGGCACTCGCTCGGCAATCGTCTGCTCACCACGGTCTCGAACATGTTCTCGGACCTCAATCTCTCCGACATGGAGACCTGCTACAAACTCTTTCGGCGGAACCTCCTGGACGGTGTCGAACTGAAGTCGAACCGCTTCGGCATCGAGCCCGAGCTGACGGCGCGCTTCGCGCGCATGCCGGTGCGGATCTATGAGGTGCCGATCTCCTACCACGGACGCACCTACGCCGAGGGCAAGAAGATCGGCTGGAAGGACGGCTTCGCGGCGCTGTGGGCGATCGTCCGATACAATCTTCTGCCGTGA